Proteins encoded together in one Thermophilibacter immobilis window:
- a CDS encoding C1 family peptidase produces MDQTSPITADDLAAARKDFLAERANVVAKNAVSSSGLRAAARVPERVAANTTTFDVEVSQGERTDQERSGRCWMFASLNTMRYRVIKKYNLKTFELSQAYPLFWDKLEKSNWFFENVLDTLDEPLDGRLVSYLLTDPVGDGGQWDMFKALVKKYGVAPKEAMPETACSRNTHELDKYLTRYLRGAAKRLRESHAAGVGAADLSQMRKEMVGDVYHLLVTCLGEPPQSFSARVRDRDDKLALSGTFTPQEFFAEAVGMELDDYVSLISAPTADKPFGHVYTVDRLGNVVEAGGVRYLNLPPDELKRVAIAQLKDNLPVWFGCDVDQSYVRDEGIMDVAALDVDGLLGFDVEGCMDKAERLDYGESAMTHAMVLEGVNLDEKGAPTLWKVENSWGKDHGRNGFDTLSDPWFDEYVYQVVVDKRYLTDDERRTYETAEPTHLAPWDPMGSLARVR; encoded by the coding sequence ATGGACCAGACGTCCCCCATCACCGCCGACGACCTCGCGGCGGCCCGGAAGGACTTTCTCGCCGAGCGCGCCAACGTCGTGGCCAAGAACGCCGTGAGCTCCTCGGGGCTGCGCGCCGCCGCGCGCGTACCCGAGCGGGTGGCCGCCAACACGACCACCTTCGACGTGGAGGTCAGCCAGGGCGAGCGCACGGACCAGGAGCGCTCGGGTCGCTGCTGGATGTTCGCGAGCCTCAACACCATGCGCTACCGCGTCATCAAGAAGTACAACCTCAAGACCTTCGAGCTCTCCCAGGCCTATCCCCTGTTCTGGGACAAGCTCGAGAAGAGCAACTGGTTCTTCGAGAACGTCCTCGACACGCTCGACGAGCCCCTGGACGGTCGCCTCGTGAGCTACCTGCTCACCGACCCCGTGGGCGACGGCGGCCAGTGGGACATGTTCAAGGCCCTCGTGAAGAAGTACGGCGTTGCCCCCAAGGAGGCCATGCCCGAGACCGCCTGCTCCCGGAACACCCACGAGCTTGACAAGTATCTGACGCGCTACCTGCGCGGCGCCGCCAAGCGCCTGCGCGAGAGCCATGCCGCCGGCGTGGGCGCCGCCGACCTCTCCCAGATGAGGAAGGAGATGGTGGGCGACGTCTACCACCTCCTCGTCACCTGCCTGGGCGAGCCGCCCCAGTCCTTCTCGGCGCGCGTGCGCGACAGGGACGACAAGCTCGCCCTCTCCGGCACCTTCACGCCCCAGGAGTTCTTCGCCGAGGCCGTGGGCATGGAGCTCGACGACTACGTCTCGCTCATCAGCGCCCCCACGGCCGACAAGCCCTTCGGCCACGTCTACACGGTCGACCGGCTGGGCAACGTGGTGGAGGCCGGCGGCGTGCGCTACCTCAACCTGCCGCCGGACGAGCTCAAGCGCGTGGCGATCGCCCAGCTCAAGGACAATCTGCCCGTGTGGTTCGGCTGCGACGTGGACCAGTCCTACGTGCGCGACGAGGGCATCATGGACGTCGCCGCGCTCGACGTGGACGGCCTTCTGGGCTTTGACGTCGAAGGTTGCATGGACAAGGCCGAGCGCCTGGACTACGGCGAGTCGGCCATGACCCACGCCATGGTCCTCGAGGGCGTCAACCTGGACGAGAAGGGCGCACCCACGCTCTGGAAGGTCGAGAACAGCTGGGGCAAGGACCACGGCAGAAACGGCTTCGACACCCTCTCCGACCCCTGGTTCGACGAGTACGTCTACCAGGTCGTCGTTGATAAGAGGTACCTCACCGACGACGAGCGCCGCACCTATGAGACCGCCGAGCCGACGCATCTGGCCCCGTGGGACCCCATGGGCTCGCTCGCCCGCGTGCGCTAG